A window from Rhinolophus sinicus isolate RSC01 linkage group LG01, ASM3656204v1, whole genome shotgun sequence encodes these proteins:
- the TMEM169 gene encoding transmembrane protein 169, giving the protein MEEPAPVEGQGQLPSPYQGSLRKAVAAALALDGESTMGRRKKKKKESRPESVIIYRSENEKVDEEPGESEGGDQPKEEEGDDFLDYPADDGMWNMPLDSRYVTLTGTITRGKKKGQMVDIHVTLTEKELQELTKPKESLKETAPEGRKACQMAADQGPHVVLWTLVCLPVVFLLSFIVSFYYGTITWYNIFLVYNEERTFWHKISCCPCLILFYPVLIMTMASSLGLYAAVVQLSWSWGAWWQAARDMEKGFCGWLCSKLGLEDCSPYSIVELLESDTISGNLSNKDPTQEVETSTV; this is encoded by the exons ATGGAAGAGCCGGCACCAGTGGAAGGCCAGGGCCAGCTCCCAAGCCCCTACCAGGGCTCTCTGAGGAAGGCTGTGGCTGCTGCCCTGGCTCTGGATGGGGAATCCACAATGGGtcgcaggaaaaagaaaaagaaggagtcCCGTCCGGAATCTGTCATCATCTACCGGTCAGAGAATGAGAAAGTGGATGAGGAGCCTGGGGAATCAGAAGGTGGAGACCAGCctaaagaggaggaaggagacgATTTCCTAGACTATCCTGCCGATGATG GTATGTGGAACATGCCTTTGGACAGCCGCTATGTCACATTAACGGGGACCATCACACGAGGGAAGAAAAAGGGTCAGATGGTGGACATCCATGTCACATTGACAGAGAAGGAGCTTCAGGAGCTGACCAAGCCTAAAGAGTCGTTGAAGGAAACAGCACCTGAAGGCAGAAAGGCCTGCCAGATGGCGGCGGACCAGGGGCCCCATGTGGTCCTCTGGACACTGGTCTGCCTACCTGTGGTTTTTCTCCtgtctttcattgtctctttttaCTATGGCACTATCACCTGGTACAACATTTTCCTCGTGTACAATGAGGAAAGGACCTTCTGGCACAAGATCTCATGTTGCCCCTGCCTCATTCTCTTCTATCCAGTACTCATCATGACCAtggcctcttccctgggcctctATGCTGCTGTGGTCCAGCTCTCGTGGTCCTGGGGAGCATGGTGGCAAGCTGCCCGGGACATGGAGAAAGGCTTCTGTGGCTGGCTCTGCAGCAAGCTAGGTCTGGAGGACTGTTCTCCCTATAGTATTGTGGAGTTGCTTGAATCTGACACTATTTCAGGCAATCTCTCCAACAAGGACCCCACCCAGGAAGTAGAAACTTCCACTGTCTAA